The sequence TTTGCTTAAATTTAAGAAAAAATAACTGAAGCAATTCAGTTTTTTTTATATCATTATTCTAGAAGTCGGTCCTGATTGGTAAGAAGATTGATTTCTAGATAATTCCAGTGGAATGTCCGCCGTTTTCTTTGTAATTATGGTAAAATAATGATTGAGGTGTGAACATGAAAAATAGAGTTAAAGCATTTTCCACAAATGTATTTTTGATTTTCCTAATCGTTTTGACAATCTATATCGGCTATGTAGGATTTATTGGTGGACCTCGCCGTGCTTATGAACGTGAAGACCAATTGCATGTGGAAGCAATGATGAAATTAAAAGGATATCAAGAGGCTCGTCTATTGAGTCGTTTTTCGCTTGATCAAGTCTATTACATAACCGAAATTAAAGAAGAATCAGGATCTAAAATTGTATGGTTTAATAAGGCTTTAGATGCTTTTGGTGAACATGATATGGTCACTTATGAGCCCGTTTATGATCTGGCTGAGTCTTTGGACATTTCAAATCGTAAGATTCGCTTTGGTGTGTATGATGACAAACTTGTATACGTATTAAAAACTAAAAATAAAGAAGTATTTGTAGATGTGGATGATTTATCGGTTGTATTTGAATTGGAGGACTTTTAATTATGTGGTGGAATAAAGCTTACATTAATCGTAGGGACTGGATTTTAGAAAATTTGGGATCGATGAAATTGAGTCCAACACAAACATTAGTGTTGTTGATGATTGATTTCTTGAATCAACAAGGCGTTCCCATCACCTTAGAATTGTTGGCTGAACGTACGGCTGTAGAAAGTCATGTTGTTGATGAAACGATTCATGATTTGGTACGTCAAAACATCCTCGCAATTAAGGTATCGAAAGATGCACTTGAATTTAATCTCGATGGATTATTTCAAGATGGTGTACGTTATGAATATGTTAATGAAGGAATTTTTGAAGTGTTCGAATCGGAGTTTGGTCGACTTTTATCTCAAAATGAATTGATGACGTTGAATACATGGTTGTCAAAATATTCGGAAGCGGATATTTTAGATGGTCTACGTAATGCGGTCATTTATAAAAAAGTATCGATGCAATATATCAATGCGATTCTCGCGAATAAACAAAAAGAACGTCTGGGTTCACAATGACAGTAGCAGAAATTATCGAAATTTTAGATGCTGAGTTCCCAAATGCGAAAAGCGATTTAAATTATCGTAATCCCTTTGAATTGTTGATTGCTGTTACCTTATCGGCACAGACAACAGATGTTGCCGTCAACAAAGTTACACCTGCTCTTTTTGAAAGATATCCGACACCGTATAGTCTTTCGCAAGCAGATGTAAAAGATGTGGAATCATATTTAAAAACGATTGGATTGTATCGCAATAAGGCAAAATATATCGTGGCATGTGCGGCAATGCTTGTTGATGATTTTGAAGGTGAAGTGCCGAGAACACGTACTCAACTGATGAAATTGCCAGGAGTTGGTCGTAAAACAGCGAATGTTGTATTAGCGGAAGGTTTCAAACTGCCAGCGATTGCTGTAGATACACATGTTGAGCGTGTCGCTAAGCGATTAAAACTCGCGAAACCAAATGATACAGTTGAGGATGTTGAACGTAAGTTAATGCGTAAAATACCACGTGAAGACTGGGCAAGGGCGCATCATCTACTCTTACTATTTGGTCGTTATCACAGTACAGCACGTAATGAGCGTGATGCATTTGAATTATTAGAAGAATTAAAGGAGAAACATCAACGATGAAAGATTTAAAAACAGATATCATAGCAAATTGGGTAAAAGGTTCTGTATTGGGTTCTACACAAGTTCAAGGTGTAAAGGTTGATTCACGAGCTGTTGAAGCCGGTGATTTATTTGTGTGTCTTAAAGGGGCGCGCGTGGATGGTCATGATTATATCGAAGATGTGATCGGTAAAGGTGCAGTCGCAGTTCTAGTTGATCACAAAATCGATAACCTTGATGTATGTCAAATAATCGTTGACGATACCATGGCAGCATTACAATTGTTTGCTAAAGCATACCGTGACACACTAAATGCTACATTTATAGGAATTACAGGTAGTAATGGAAAAACGTCAACCAAAGATATACTCTTTAGTATTCTAAGTAGAGTTGGGAATTCTATTGCAACTTACAAAAATCAAAATACAGAAATTGGAACGTATCTTAACCTCTTTCGTATGAATGACGATACAGAGTTTGGTATTTTTGAAATGGGTCTTGATTATGTGGGAGATGTTGCGGTAATGGCGGAGTGTATTCGTCCGGATTCAGGCCTAGTGATGAGTTTGGCACCCGCACATATGATGAATTTTGATAGTATCGAACATATTGCTTCAGAAAAAATGAGAATTTTTGATTTTGTAACACACAAAGATTTATCCTTTTATC is a genomic window of Erysipelothrix amsterdamensis containing:
- a CDS encoding DnaD domain-containing protein; translated protein: MWWNKAYINRRDWILENLGSMKLSPTQTLVLLMIDFLNQQGVPITLELLAERTAVESHVVDETIHDLVRQNILAIKVSKDALEFNLDGLFQDGVRYEYVNEGIFEVFESEFGRLLSQNELMTLNTWLSKYSEADILDGLRNAVIYKKVSMQYINAILANKQKERLGSQ
- the nth gene encoding endonuclease III; translation: MTVAEIIEILDAEFPNAKSDLNYRNPFELLIAVTLSAQTTDVAVNKVTPALFERYPTPYSLSQADVKDVESYLKTIGLYRNKAKYIVACAAMLVDDFEGEVPRTRTQLMKLPGVGRKTANVVLAEGFKLPAIAVDTHVERVAKRLKLAKPNDTVEDVERKLMRKIPREDWARAHHLLLLFGRYHSTARNERDAFELLEELKEKHQR